The Campylobacter sp. CN_NE2 region CGAATTTAAGAAGAGCCTAAAATAAGGGAGTTTTCGGTCTCCCGCAGGGTTTAAATCCCTTAGAAAAACCGAATTTTTTATTTTGGCAAATCTATAAATTTGCCAAGATTTCTTTCTTTTACAGTGCAAATTTAAAAATCTTCCAAATCATCAAAAAGCGTAAGTTGTTTTGGCTTGGATTTTTTCATCTGTTTATCATTTTCGCCTAGCAAAAGCTGCATTTTTTAGGCTGAGTTTTGCCTGAGTGCCTATCATAAAACTTCTAAAACTCTCATCAAACCCTGCCATTTTAGCTCCTTTGTATTAAATTTACACCAAATTTAGCCCTTTTTACGCTTTGGTGATGATTTTAGCTTTACGCCTTGTCTTGGTTCAAATTTACATGCACCTACTTCGCCAAGTGGCGAAACTTTCATTTTTTCAAAAATTTGCAAACCTTGAATTCCAAGACTAGGTTGTTCTACTTTATCTTTTTTTGATACATCTCCGTAAATTTTAATCTCATCGCTTGTTAAATCGGCTTTGTTGTTGCTATGTTTTGCCACTCGAATTTGAGCCGTCGCAATTCCAAATCCTTCATAATAGCACAAAATAGGATTTTCCATACCACTTTTTTGCACAGCGATTAAATCATTTGGAAAGAGTGAAAATTTAAACTCGTAGTTTTCGTCCATTTCTAGCCAATCTTTCATTACGCCATTTTTATCTTTGCCTATAACTGCCGCACGATTTGGCAAAACTCCAAGAGCAAAATCCATAGCATAAATCGGCACTCCGTAAAATTTGCCCGTTTGCTTGTGAGCAAAAATATCCACTCGTGGCATACTATCATTTTTTACAAAACCACCGTTTTTAAGCTGGATAATTCGCCTTGTTTTGAGCGCCATTTCAAATCCAGCTTCGCTTTTATACTCTTTTATCATCTGCTCTTTTGGGGCGACGGTTTCTAAATGTAACGCCCCTGTAACCTTTTTTCGTGGTGGTTTGGAAACGAAAATTTTACTAACCGCATTTTCAACATTTTTTCTAAAATTTTCTAAATGAATAAAATCATCAAGGCGAAGTTTTTTCTTTGTTCGCTCATCTTTATCGAGCCTATTTTGCAAAATTTCTTTATATTTTTCTTTGTCAAATTCGCCAAATTCATCTTTTGAACTCTCTAAAAGTTTTTTGGTTTCGATATGGCCCATAAATTCATTAAACGCTTTATTCATTTTTTCGTTGCAAAGTGCGACTATAAGGGCATCTTGTGCGTGGTGTAAATGAGTGTTTCGATTTTTTTCTTCAAGCCCTAAAAATCTACGAAGTGGCGTAGTAAAACCGCCGTTTATCGAATAAACATGACGAGAATTTTCGGATTTTATCGGCAAAAATTTCAGATAATCTTTCGTATAGTTCATAATAAGGCGATTTAAATAAGAAGTATCGTTTAAGTTGCTCGCACGAAAACCCTGCTCACGGCTTTTAAAATCACTGTTTAAAAGCTTTTTAAATTTGGCTGGATTTGCCTTTTTGTAGTGAATTTCGGCAAAATTTTTGATAAATTCCCATTTTGGTGTATTTCCCCAGCACTCAAAAGGTGTGTGGTTTTTCTTCTCTTGATTTTGTGAAATAAAAACCAAAACTTTATTACTCTGGCTATCGTCAAAACTCCTAGAATACGGCAAAATATGATCAACTTCAAGCCTTTTAGGGTCTAAAAAATCTTCACGCGTGATTTTTTCTCCGCTATAAGCGCAAAACTCATTTTGCTCGATGAAAAGCTTCATTTTTAGGATATTTGCGCTGTTTATTTCAAGTCCGTATTGTTCTAGACGATTTTTCGCGGCTTCGTTTTTGGCAAAATTTTCGTTTTGTTTTTTTATCGCTTCGTTTCTGCTGGCGAAATTTTTACCGACTTCGCGCGTAAGCTCAAAATAAATTTGATGAACCAGCCCGTGCTTTTTGATAATAGAATTTAAAACTTTTCGATATTCGCTCACAGCCCTTGCTACGACTGGATTTGTCAAACTTGCTCCGTGTGGCGTGTCGTAAAGCGGTGGTAATTTTTCGCTTTTTTCACGAATTTTTAGAGTTAAATTTGCTTCTTTACATGCCTCGTCATATCGTTTGCCGCTCATCATCAAAGGCAAAATTTGCCTTAACGCTTTTTCGCTTAGCTCGATATTTGTGCTAAATTTTAGTTTTAAAAGTTCGTTTATCTGCTCGTCATCAAATTCATACTTACTAAGAGCGATTTTAAGGCTGTCAAAATCCTTTTTATAAGTGCAAATTCGTGCAATTTCATTAAATTTATCATTAAAAACATCGCAAAATTCACCGCCAAATTTTTCAGAGCAAATTTGAGTAAATTTTTTATATTTTTTAAAATCTATAAAAGTATCGCTTAAATCATCTTTTTTTGAGCCTTTAATTTTGTAATTTTGCAAATTCAGTGCTTTTACCAAATCCTTGTATTTAAATTCGCCTTTTGATTTTGCAAGATTTAAAATTTCTATAATTTTTTCTTGTTGCAAAATTTCGCCCGTATCTTTGTAAATATTTA contains the following coding sequences:
- the cas9 gene encoding type II CRISPR RNA-guided endonuclease Cas9 (Cas9, originally named Csn1, is the large, multifunctional signature protein of type II CRISPR/Cas systems. It is well known even to general audiences because its RNA-guided endonuclease activity has made it a popular tool for custom editing of eukaryotic genomes.); the encoded protein is MRKIGFDIGISSIGWAVVDTGESDDKFDIIDCGVRIFEKAENPKDGSSLALPRREARSARRRLARRKARLNAVKRLLCKEFDIKFNDFIMQGENLPKIFATDKNTLNPWQLRKFALERKLDKFELARVILHIAKHRGYDDLRYFGDSDDAESKKVLGAISKNKKFTERGFKTASNMLLNDFEKKEISSIRNRDKDGAGNYENSIPQSLNKEELTLILEKQAEFGYKFSENFAQNLIQKVFYSRPLKDFENKVGKCIFYEKEKRVAKFTPLAQEFIALTKIINTLINIYKDTGEILQQEKIIEILNLAKSKGEFKYKDLVKALNLQNYKIKGSKKDDLSDTFIDFKKYKKFTQICSEKFGGEFCDVFNDKFNEIARICTYKKDFDSLKIALSKYEFDDEQINELLKLKFSTNIELSEKALRQILPLMMSGKRYDEACKEANLTLKIREKSEKLPPLYDTPHGASLTNPVVARAVSEYRKVLNSIIKKHGLVHQIYFELTREVGKNFASRNEAIKKQNENFAKNEAAKNRLEQYGLEINSANILKMKLFIEQNEFCAYSGEKITREDFLDPKRLEVDHILPYSRSFDDSQSNKVLVFISQNQEKKNHTPFECWGNTPKWEFIKNFAEIHYKKANPAKFKKLLNSDFKSREQGFRASNLNDTSYLNRLIMNYTKDYLKFLPIKSENSRHVYSINGGFTTPLRRFLGLEEKNRNTHLHHAQDALIVALCNEKMNKAFNEFMGHIETKKLLESSKDEFGEFDKEKYKEILQNRLDKDERTKKKLRLDDFIHLENFRKNVENAVSKIFVSKPPRKKVTGALHLETVAPKEQMIKEYKSEAGFEMALKTRRIIQLKNGGFVKNDSMPRVDIFAHKQTGKFYGVPIYAMDFALGVLPNRAAVIGKDKNGVMKDWLEMDENYEFKFSLFPNDLIAVQKSGMENPILCYYEGFGIATAQIRVAKHSNNKADLTSDEIKIYGDVSKKDKVEQPSLGIQGLQIFEKMKVSPLGEVGACKFEPRQGVKLKSSPKRKKG